In the genome of Luteibacter yeojuensis, one region contains:
- a CDS encoding L-serine ammonia-lyase, which translates to MAVSVFDLFKIGIGPSSSHTVGPMRAGARFAEHWLEEKGVLERVARVRCELFGSLAMTGRGHGTDKAVLLGFEGEWPDRVDPDTIPATLERIRSSKRIRILGRHEIPFDEKSDLVFNKRQKLPFHTNGMRFSAYDAEGSELATRDYYSVGGGFVVNPDEAAEDRIVADTSEQPFPFSTGDQLMSLCKENGLTIAQLMMRNEAIWRPEAETRAGLLTIWKAMQDCVARGLRSPGVLPGGLKVNRRAPAMAAELRAQPEASLRDPLTILDWVNLYALAVNEENAAGGSVVTAPTNGAAGIVPAVLHYYRHFCPSATEDGVIEFLLTAGAIGILYKENASISGAEVGCQGEVGVACSMAAGGLAAALGGTVTQVENAAEIGMEHNLGLTCDPIGGLVQIPCIERNAMGAVKAINASRMALKSDGKHHVSLDKVIATMRDTGRDMKDKYKETSRGGLAVNVIEC; encoded by the coding sequence ATGGCAGTCAGCGTCTTCGACCTCTTCAAGATCGGCATCGGCCCGTCCTCGTCGCACACCGTGGGCCCGATGCGCGCCGGTGCGCGCTTCGCCGAGCACTGGCTGGAGGAGAAAGGCGTGCTGGAACGCGTGGCACGCGTGCGCTGCGAACTGTTCGGCTCACTGGCGATGACCGGCCGCGGCCACGGCACGGACAAGGCCGTGCTGCTGGGCTTCGAGGGCGAATGGCCCGACCGCGTGGATCCGGACACCATTCCGGCCACCCTGGAGCGGATCCGCTCCAGCAAGCGCATCCGCATCCTCGGACGCCACGAGATCCCGTTCGACGAGAAAAGCGACCTCGTCTTCAACAAGCGGCAGAAGCTCCCGTTCCATACGAACGGCATGCGCTTCTCGGCCTACGACGCGGAAGGCAGCGAACTGGCCACGCGCGACTACTACTCGGTGGGCGGCGGCTTCGTCGTGAACCCCGACGAGGCGGCGGAAGACCGCATCGTCGCCGACACCAGCGAACAGCCGTTCCCCTTCTCCACCGGCGACCAGCTGATGTCGCTGTGCAAGGAGAACGGGCTCACCATCGCCCAGCTGATGATGCGTAACGAAGCCATCTGGCGTCCGGAAGCCGAGACGCGGGCGGGCCTGCTGACGATCTGGAAAGCCATGCAGGATTGCGTGGCCCGCGGCCTGCGCTCCCCCGGCGTACTGCCGGGCGGGCTGAAGGTCAACCGCCGCGCGCCTGCGATGGCCGCCGAACTGCGCGCACAGCCCGAAGCCTCGCTGCGCGATCCGCTCACCATCCTCGACTGGGTGAACCTCTACGCCCTCGCCGTGAACGAGGAAAACGCCGCCGGCGGCAGCGTGGTCACCGCGCCGACCAATGGCGCGGCGGGCATCGTTCCGGCGGTGCTCCACTACTACCGGCATTTCTGTCCGAGCGCGACGGAAGACGGCGTGATCGAGTTCCTGCTCACCGCCGGTGCCATCGGCATCCTCTACAAGGAAAACGCATCGATCTCGGGCGCCGAGGTCGGTTGCCAGGGAGAAGTGGGCGTGGCCTGCTCGATGGCCGCGGGAGGGCTCGCCGCCGCGTTGGGCGGCACTGTCACCCAGGTGGAGAACGCGGCGGAGATCGGCATGGAGCACAACCTCGGCCTGACCTGCGATCCCATCGGCGGCCTGGTACAGATTCCCTGCATCGAGCGCAACGCCATGGGCGCGGTGAAGGCGATCAACGCCAGCCGCATGGCGCTGAAGAGCGACGGCAAGCACCACGTGTCGCTGGACAAGGTGATCGCCACCATGCGCGACACGGGCCGCGACATGAAGGACAAGTACAAGGAAACCTCGCGCGGCGGCCTGGCCGTGAACGTCATCGAGTGCTGA
- a CDS encoding YceI family protein, with protein sequence MTPTIRRLSVLGLALALPFAANAADYKVGPGSTLGFSGTFQGQQFDGSFGKFDAAISYDPANLATAKFDVTVDVATAKTGDNDRDGALPGADFFDAAKFPKAHYVTTGFTKDARGNVVANGNLTLHGITKPVALKVVFNPAAGGARLSVTGTLKRLDFGVGSGDYKDTSTIADEVLVNGTLNLLPK encoded by the coding sequence ATGACCCCGACGATCCGCCGCCTGTCCGTCCTCGGCCTTGCGCTGGCCCTGCCCTTCGCCGCCAACGCGGCGGATTACAAGGTCGGCCCCGGCAGCACGCTCGGTTTCAGCGGAACGTTCCAGGGCCAGCAGTTCGACGGCAGCTTCGGCAAGTTCGATGCCGCCATCAGCTACGACCCGGCGAACCTCGCCACCGCGAAGTTCGACGTGACGGTGGATGTCGCCACGGCGAAGACCGGCGACAACGATCGCGACGGCGCCCTGCCCGGCGCGGATTTCTTCGACGCCGCGAAATTCCCGAAGGCGCATTACGTCACCACGGGCTTCACCAAGGACGCCAGGGGCAACGTCGTCGCCAACGGCAACCTCACCCTGCACGGCATCACGAAGCCGGTGGCGCTCAAGGTGGTTTTCAACCCGGCGGCCGGTGGCGCGCGCCTGTCCGTCACCGGCACGCTCAAGCGCCTCGACTTCGGCGTGGGCAGCGGCGATTACAAGGACACCTCGACGATCGCCGACGAGGTGCTGGTCAACGGCACGCTGAACCTGCTGCCGAAGTAA
- a CDS encoding glutaredoxin family protein: MSRFILFQRDDCHLCDQALAVLAEARFPDFDSVWIDDDEALEARYGTRVPVLRRSDGVELDWPFDVAALRSFDGTL; the protein is encoded by the coding sequence ATGTCCCGATTCATCCTCTTCCAGCGCGACGACTGTCACCTCTGCGACCAGGCCCTGGCCGTGCTCGCGGAGGCACGCTTCCCGGATTTCGACTCCGTCTGGATCGACGACGACGAGGCGCTCGAGGCGCGGTATGGGACGCGGGTGCCGGTGCTGAGGCGCAGCGACGGGGTGGAGCTGGACTGGCCGTTCGATGTGGCAGCCCTTCGTTCCTTTGACGGGACGCTGTAG
- a CDS encoding YceI family protein: MRHARLLPLPVLAFAAGLASAEPVTYRMDPVHSQVVFNVDHNGFSRSFGRLRIAEGKVVFDRDDWSKSSVEATIDLGSVDMGDPNWDKAVRGSNLLDSARAGTARYVSDAVEKRGDDEGVVHGKLTLRGITLPLDIPFRVNRVGRTIFGMHTVAGFSAYVTLDRTAYGMTANRGSIGSDVAVWLEIEAIRGGEAGSNDDKETHDATAQ; encoded by the coding sequence ATGCGTCACGCCCGATTACTGCCACTCCCGGTCCTCGCGTTCGCGGCGGGGCTGGCCAGTGCGGAGCCCGTCACTTACCGCATGGACCCCGTGCACAGCCAGGTGGTCTTCAACGTCGACCACAATGGGTTCTCGCGTTCGTTCGGGCGCCTGCGGATCGCCGAAGGCAAGGTGGTGTTCGATCGGGACGACTGGTCGAAATCGTCCGTCGAGGCCACCATCGACCTCGGCTCCGTGGACATGGGCGACCCCAACTGGGACAAGGCCGTGCGGGGCTCGAACCTGCTGGACAGCGCGCGTGCGGGCACGGCGCGTTACGTGAGCGACGCGGTGGAGAAGCGCGGCGACGACGAAGGCGTGGTGCACGGCAAGCTCACCCTGCGCGGCATCACCCTTCCGCTGGATATTCCCTTCCGGGTGAATCGCGTGGGCAGGACGATATTCGGCATGCACACCGTCGCGGGGTTCTCCGCGTACGTGACGCTCGACCGCACGGCTTACGGCATGACCGCCAATCGCGGATCGATAGGCTCCGACGTGGCAGTATGGCTCGAGATCGAAGCCATCCGCGGCGGAGAAGCCGGCAGCAACGACGACAAGGAGACCCACGATGCCACTGCGCAGTGA
- a CDS encoding GTPase, with amino-acid sequence MSSRLRLLLAAVGLLALAWLLLAALDRALALAQRFMGLPTGMRWLVGGVLLLVALAGAGLGVWWLRPRKPRTPVVAPDRASLEARIERLREADTDVEELRKELGELDRRRESDRTYLAVFGEISTGKSTLIAALVPGASPERDARGGTTRDVVTYETSAWDAPWTVADVPGSSEADGETRERLAREEALRAHAVIYVCAGDLTRTQGDELRWLGDFGKPLLLAVNKADQWTPDELARILSRVREQAGGVPDAVLAISAGGEERFTRRLPDGSTEDVTRRRAANVQPLLDALRQLLAPGSAALEAQRQNAVLAGLHERTGERERAWRGVEAERIVRRYARRAVVGAMAAVAPGSDLVIQGALATGMVRALAALHDVRVTDVEIDNLLRQVRMTLRTGTSVALAVAGNALKAFPGLGTLGGGVLHAFAYALIFDSFGRALAATLAERRTLDQEDAGERMRELLGEAGASRLRHLAELTGEALRDR; translated from the coding sequence ATGTCCTCCCGGCTCCGTCTCCTCCTGGCCGCCGTCGGCCTGCTCGCCCTCGCCTGGCTGCTGCTGGCCGCACTCGATCGCGCGCTGGCCCTGGCCCAGCGTTTCATGGGCCTCCCGACAGGCATGCGCTGGCTCGTGGGCGGGGTCCTGCTGCTCGTCGCGCTGGCCGGCGCGGGTCTAGGCGTCTGGTGGCTGCGTCCGCGCAAACCGCGCACGCCCGTCGTCGCACCGGACCGCGCTTCGCTCGAGGCGCGCATCGAACGCCTGCGCGAAGCGGACACCGACGTTGAGGAACTTCGCAAAGAGCTCGGCGAACTCGACCGCCGGCGCGAGAGCGACCGCACTTACCTGGCCGTGTTCGGCGAGATCTCCACCGGCAAGTCCACCCTCATCGCCGCGCTCGTGCCAGGCGCCTCGCCGGAGCGGGACGCGCGCGGCGGAACGACGCGCGACGTCGTCACTTACGAGACTTCCGCGTGGGACGCGCCCTGGACCGTCGCCGACGTACCCGGTTCGTCGGAAGCCGACGGCGAGACCCGCGAGCGACTGGCGCGCGAGGAAGCGCTGCGCGCGCACGCGGTGATCTACGTGTGCGCCGGCGACCTCACCCGGACGCAAGGGGACGAACTGCGTTGGCTCGGCGATTTCGGCAAACCGTTGCTGCTTGCGGTGAACAAGGCCGACCAGTGGACGCCCGACGAACTCGCACGGATCCTGTCGCGCGTGCGCGAACAGGCCGGTGGCGTTCCCGATGCGGTGCTCGCGATCAGCGCCGGCGGCGAGGAGCGTTTCACGCGCCGCCTGCCCGATGGAAGCACGGAGGACGTCACGCGCCGCCGTGCCGCCAACGTGCAGCCGCTGCTGGACGCGCTGCGCCAGCTGCTCGCACCCGGCTCCGCCGCGCTGGAAGCGCAACGCCAGAACGCCGTGCTCGCCGGGCTTCACGAGCGCACCGGCGAGCGCGAGCGCGCATGGCGCGGCGTGGAGGCGGAACGCATCGTCCGTCGCTATGCGCGGCGCGCCGTCGTCGGCGCCATGGCCGCGGTCGCGCCCGGCAGCGACCTGGTGATCCAGGGCGCGCTCGCCACGGGCATGGTGCGGGCCCTGGCGGCACTCCACGATGTGCGCGTCACCGACGTGGAGATCGACAACCTTCTCCGCCAGGTCCGCATGACCTTGCGTACCGGCACGTCGGTGGCGCTCGCCGTGGCGGGCAACGCGCTGAAGGCCTTCCCCGGGCTGGGCACCCTCGGCGGCGGCGTCCTGCATGCGTTCGCCTATGCGTTGATCTTCGACAGTTTCGGCCGCGCGCTGGCGGCCACGCTCGCCGAACGCCGGACGCTCGACCAGGAGGACGCCGGGGAGCGCATGCGCGAACTGCTCGGCGAAGCCGGCGCCTCCCGGCTCCGGCATCTCGCCGAACTGACCGGCGAGGCGCTTCGGGACCGCTGA
- a CDS encoding GTP-binding protein, with amino-acid sequence MAAWRERLRGLAGRFRRGGDAVPATDQRGGPVAASLRDLLADPSIPADVRESMASDFQRVERMLDRLENEELHVAVFGRVSAGKSALGNALLGRDAFAVGVLHGTTTEADAARLDEAASAGLVLIDTPGINELGGEAREKLAFEVAEVSDLVVFVADGDLTRDERDALRTLAATRRPLLLVLNKADRYGDEERDGLLARLREHAAGLVGAEDVIAVAARPSPRDVVEVDATGRERRSSEARVPDVSALRARLLAIADREGKALSAINAGLFAGRLTDQVSERIAATRREVAGGVIRQYCIAKAVAVALNPVPVADLLLAGGLDAAMVVQLGRVYGLPLTRSESGRLVAVITTQLAALMGAVWGVQLVASALKGISGGLSVVVTAAAQGALGWYATVLIGRAAEHYLVSGKSWGEHGAKRAVAGIVASLDRDSILREAREEILRRLKTSR; translated from the coding sequence ATGGCGGCCTGGCGCGAACGTCTGCGCGGTCTTGCCGGCCGCTTTCGCCGCGGCGGCGACGCCGTGCCCGCGACCGACCAGCGCGGCGGTCCCGTCGCCGCCAGCCTGCGCGACCTGCTCGCGGATCCATCGATTCCCGCCGACGTGCGCGAATCGATGGCCTCCGATTTCCAGCGCGTCGAACGCATGCTCGACCGGCTCGAGAACGAGGAACTGCACGTGGCCGTCTTCGGTCGCGTATCGGCCGGCAAGTCGGCGCTGGGCAACGCGCTGCTCGGGCGCGACGCCTTCGCGGTCGGTGTGCTCCACGGCACCACGACGGAAGCCGACGCGGCTCGCCTGGACGAAGCGGCCAGCGCGGGGCTCGTCCTCATCGACACGCCGGGGATCAACGAACTCGGCGGCGAGGCGCGGGAGAAGCTGGCCTTCGAGGTCGCGGAAGTCAGCGACCTCGTCGTCTTCGTCGCCGACGGCGACCTGACGAGGGACGAGCGCGACGCCCTGCGCACGCTCGCCGCGACGCGGCGCCCCTTGCTGCTCGTCCTCAACAAGGCGGACCGCTACGGCGACGAGGAGCGTGACGGCCTGCTGGCGCGCCTGCGCGAACACGCCGCCGGACTGGTCGGCGCCGAGGATGTCATCGCCGTCGCCGCCCGGCCCTCGCCGCGCGACGTCGTCGAGGTGGACGCCACGGGACGCGAGCGGCGAAGCAGCGAAGCACGGGTGCCCGATGTATCGGCGCTGCGGGCACGACTGCTCGCCATCGCCGACCGCGAGGGCAAGGCGCTATCGGCGATCAACGCCGGCCTGTTCGCCGGCCGGCTCACCGACCAGGTGAGCGAGCGCATCGCCGCCACCCGGCGCGAGGTCGCCGGTGGCGTCATTCGCCAGTACTGCATCGCCAAGGCGGTGGCCGTGGCGCTCAACCCCGTCCCCGTGGCCGACCTGCTGCTCGCCGGCGGCCTGGACGCCGCGATGGTGGTCCAACTCGGCCGCGTCTACGGCCTGCCGCTCACCCGCAGCGAGTCGGGACGCCTCGTCGCCGTCATTACCACGCAGCTGGCCGCGCTGATGGGCGCGGTGTGGGGGGTACAGCTGGTGGCCTCGGCACTGAAAGGCATCAGCGGCGGCCTGTCGGTGGTCGTCACCGCCGCGGCGCAGGGCGCCCTGGGCTGGTACGCCACGGTGCTGATCGGACGCGCGGCCGAACATTACCTGGTTTCCGGGAAATCGTGGGGCGAGCACGGCGCGAAACGCGCGGTCGCCGGCATCGTGGCCAGCCTGGACCGCGATTCGATCCTGCGCGAGGCGCGCGAGGAAATCCTGCGGCGCCTGAAGACCAGCCGCTGA
- a CDS encoding APC family permease — translation MSHSAIRRDVGAFALMLTGLGSIIGSGWLFGAWHAAQLAGPGAIYAWIIGAVIILFIALTYAELGAMFPESGGMVRYGHYSHGSLVGFIAGWANWIAIVSVIPVEAEASVQYMASWPWEWASWTKDLYVVTNGHGELTPPGLAIAVVLVMVYFFLNFWSVKMFAKSNTAITVFKLVVPAATAIALIATSYNPGNFHIGAHGGAHAINISSILTAVAISGIVFSFNGFQSPVNLAGEARNPGRSVPLAVIGSILLATVVYVLLQVAFIGAVPPDQLGNGWAGLDYASPFAQLATALMINWMAILLYADAFVSPSGTGATYTATTARMIYAMERNGHLPKIFGHIHPRFGIPRPAMWLNLVVSFIFLFFFRGWGTLAAVISVSTIISYLTGPVSVMTLRRTAPELKRPLRIPGLPVLAALAFIFATELLYWAKWPLTGEIILLMVVALPLYFYYTAKTGWDEFGKHMKGAWWLIVYLPVIAFVSWAGSKTFGGHDYIPYGYDLALVAVLGAIFYFWGIATGWRTPMVEAARFHHEEVEPGEPDLPPSADEAEKITGHR, via the coding sequence ATGTCTCATAGCGCTATCCGCCGCGACGTCGGCGCCTTTGCCCTCATGCTTACCGGCCTGGGCTCGATCATCGGCTCAGGCTGGCTGTTCGGCGCCTGGCACGCCGCCCAGCTCGCCGGCCCCGGCGCGATCTACGCCTGGATCATCGGTGCCGTCATCATCCTCTTCATCGCCCTCACCTACGCGGAATTGGGAGCGATGTTCCCCGAATCGGGCGGCATGGTCCGCTACGGCCATTACTCGCACGGCTCCCTGGTGGGCTTCATCGCCGGCTGGGCGAACTGGATCGCCATCGTCTCGGTGATTCCGGTCGAGGCCGAGGCCTCCGTTCAGTACATGGCCTCCTGGCCGTGGGAATGGGCGTCCTGGACGAAAGACCTGTATGTGGTCACCAATGGCCACGGCGAACTGACCCCGCCGGGCCTCGCCATCGCCGTGGTGCTGGTGATGGTCTATTTCTTCCTCAATTTCTGGAGCGTGAAGATGTTCGCCAAGAGCAACACGGCGATCACGGTCTTCAAGCTGGTGGTGCCCGCCGCCACCGCCATCGCGCTCATCGCCACCAGCTACAACCCGGGCAACTTCCATATCGGCGCGCATGGCGGCGCGCATGCGATCAACATCTCCTCGATCCTCACCGCCGTCGCCATCTCGGGCATCGTCTTCAGCTTCAACGGCTTCCAGAGTCCGGTGAACCTCGCCGGCGAAGCACGCAACCCGGGGCGCAGCGTGCCGCTGGCGGTGATCGGTTCGATCCTGCTGGCCACGGTGGTCTACGTGCTGCTCCAGGTGGCCTTCATCGGCGCCGTCCCGCCCGACCAGCTCGGCAACGGCTGGGCCGGCCTCGACTACGCCTCGCCCTTCGCGCAGCTCGCCACCGCGCTGATGATCAACTGGATGGCCATCCTGCTCTACGCCGACGCCTTCGTCAGCCCGAGCGGCACCGGCGCCACCTACACGGCCACCACCGCGCGCATGATCTACGCCATGGAGCGCAACGGTCACCTGCCGAAGATCTTCGGCCACATCCATCCGCGTTTCGGCATCCCGCGCCCGGCGATGTGGCTGAACCTCGTCGTCAGCTTCATCTTCCTGTTCTTCTTCCGCGGCTGGGGCACGCTGGCGGCGGTGATCTCGGTCTCGACGATCATCTCCTACCTCACCGGACCGGTGAGCGTGATGACCCTGCGTCGTACGGCGCCGGAACTGAAGCGCCCGCTGCGCATCCCCGGGCTGCCGGTCCTCGCCGCGCTCGCCTTCATCTTCGCCACCGAACTGCTGTACTGGGCGAAGTGGCCGCTTACCGGCGAGATCATCCTGCTGATGGTCGTCGCGCTGCCGCTGTATTTCTACTACACGGCCAAGACCGGCTGGGACGAATTCGGCAAGCACATGAAGGGGGCCTGGTGGCTGATCGTCTACCTGCCGGTCATCGCCTTCGTCTCCTGGGCGGGCAGCAAGACCTTCGGCGGCCACGATTACATCCCGTACGGCTACGACCTCGCGCTGGTCGCCGTGCTGGGCGCGATCTTCTACTTCTGGGGCATCGCCACGGGCTGGCGCACGCCGATGGTCGAAGCCGCGCGCTTCCACCACGAAGAGGTGGAGCCCGGCGAGCCGGACCTCCCGCCGAGCGCGGACGAGGCCGAGAAGATCACCGGCCACAGGTAA
- a CDS encoding cytochrome b, translating to MPLRSDPIRWSTVAKTFHWTMALLILGNGAFAFWMDGLKPSLHKIDMFALHKSIGLTVLALFFLRLLWRAFDRRPPDEPAPGWQRTAAHIVHGLLYLLIVCIPLSGWAFNSAHGFPLQYFKLFNLPALVGKNDGLSEILESVHESLFWFLLLVLVAHVGGAIKHHVVDRDDTLRRMLPFGRAKRSTSPSPGDTP from the coding sequence ATGCCACTGCGCAGTGACCCTATCCGCTGGAGTACCGTCGCCAAGACCTTCCATTGGACGATGGCGCTGCTGATCCTCGGCAACGGCGCGTTCGCCTTCTGGATGGATGGACTGAAGCCATCGCTGCACAAGATCGACATGTTCGCCCTGCACAAGTCGATCGGACTCACCGTGCTCGCGCTGTTCTTCCTGCGCCTGCTGTGGCGCGCGTTCGACCGGCGCCCGCCGGACGAACCGGCGCCCGGCTGGCAACGCACGGCCGCGCACATCGTGCATGGCCTGCTCTATCTGCTGATCGTCTGCATCCCGCTCAGCGGGTGGGCCTTCAACTCCGCCCACGGCTTTCCGCTTCAGTACTTCAAGCTGTTCAACCTGCCTGCGCTGGTCGGAAAGAACGACGGCCTGTCGGAAATCCTCGAATCCGTACACGAGTCCCTGTTCTGGTTCCTGCTCCTCGTGCTCGTCGCCCACGTGGGCGGTGCGATCAAGCACCACGTCGTCGATCGCGACGACACCCTCCGCCGCATGCTGCCCTTCGGCCGCGCGAAGCGGAGCACTTCCCCCTCTCCCGGAGACACCCCATGA